A single genomic interval of Nonomuraea rubra harbors:
- a CDS encoding thioesterase family protein, which translates to MGTFQEATALTAYGDGEFGATLDPQWSVGTRLHGGYLLAVLARAACESPAGAAHPHVTAVSGTFVEPPEPGEAVARVEPLRVGRSVAQVRAALVQEGRTRVEAHITLGLLDDSDPWWSASEPVALPPEQDCFLAPVDPPGADMHVPLMAVIEERIDPEHLAFAFGAPSRRGTIASWQRLADGSDWDPLSLLVALDPVPPVSFDLGLSGWVPTIQLSAYLRRLPAPGPIRVRLSATDVGGERMDEVAHIWDDKGRLVGQATQLAAVRVPG; encoded by the coding sequence ATGGGGACTTTTCAGGAAGCAACGGCGTTGACCGCGTACGGCGACGGCGAGTTCGGCGCCACGCTGGACCCCCAGTGGAGCGTCGGCACCCGGCTGCACGGCGGCTACCTGCTGGCGGTGCTGGCCAGGGCCGCCTGCGAGAGCCCGGCGGGCGCCGCGCACCCCCACGTGACGGCCGTCAGCGGCACCTTCGTCGAGCCGCCCGAGCCGGGCGAGGCGGTCGCCCGCGTCGAGCCGCTGCGGGTGGGCAGGAGCGTGGCGCAGGTCAGGGCGGCGCTGGTGCAGGAGGGCCGCACGCGCGTCGAGGCGCACATCACGCTGGGCCTGCTGGACGACTCCGACCCGTGGTGGTCGGCGTCCGAGCCGGTCGCCCTCCCGCCCGAGCAGGACTGCTTCCTGGCGCCCGTCGACCCGCCGGGCGCGGACATGCACGTGCCGCTGATGGCGGTGATCGAGGAGCGCATCGACCCCGAGCACCTGGCCTTCGCCTTCGGCGCCCCGTCCAGGCGCGGCACGATCGCGTCCTGGCAGCGGCTGGCCGACGGCTCCGACTGGGACCCGCTGAGCCTGCTGGTGGCGCTCGACCCGGTGCCGCCGGTCTCGTTCGATCTGGGGCTGTCGGGGTGGGTGCCGACGATCCAGCTCTCGGCGTACCTCCGCCGGCTGCCCGCCCCCGGCCCGATCCGGGTGCGGCTGTCGGCGACGGACGTCGGCGGCGAGCGGATGGACGAGGTGGCCCATATCTGGGATGACAAGGGCCGCCTGGTGGGACAGGCCACCCAGCTCGCCGCCGTCAGGGTGCCGGGCTAG
- a CDS encoding TetR/AcrR family transcriptional regulator: MSTRRVRARRGEGALLREEILRAAEELLAESGTEDALTVRAVALRAGVSTPSVYLHFADKEALVEAVCMRVWGELGRLFADNQGGDPFLALGRCARAYARFALDHPVQYRVLMMRPSAVPGVPPAAADAFRHMVNAVSACVATRVLEGDPEELALGLWSAVHGCVSLLIAQPAFPWPRDREALLDHVVRQAGFGAAVYSRLPRALPPSAELAACLDDFGTRLAARGPGDQPSP, encoded by the coding sequence ATGAGCACCAGACGCGTACGAGCCAGGCGCGGAGAGGGCGCGCTGCTGCGCGAGGAGATCCTGCGCGCGGCCGAGGAGCTGCTGGCCGAGTCCGGCACCGAGGACGCGCTGACGGTCCGCGCGGTCGCGCTGCGGGCGGGCGTGTCCACCCCCTCGGTCTACCTGCACTTCGCCGACAAGGAAGCGCTCGTCGAGGCGGTCTGCATGCGGGTGTGGGGCGAGCTGGGCCGCCTGTTCGCCGACAACCAGGGCGGCGACCCGTTCCTCGCCCTGGGCAGGTGCGCCCGCGCCTACGCCCGCTTCGCGCTCGACCACCCCGTGCAGTACAGGGTGCTCATGATGCGGCCGTCAGCGGTCCCCGGCGTGCCGCCCGCCGCCGCCGACGCCTTCCGCCACATGGTGAACGCCGTGTCGGCCTGCGTGGCGACCAGGGTGCTCGAAGGCGACCCCGAGGAGCTCGCGCTCGGCCTCTGGTCGGCCGTGCACGGCTGCGTCTCCCTGCTCATCGCCCAGCCGGCGTTCCCGTGGCCGCGCGACAGGGAGGCGCTGCTCGACCACGTCGTCAGGCAGGCCGGGTTCGGCGCGGCGGTGTACTCGCGGCTGCCGCGAGCGCTGCCGCCGAGCGCGGAGCTGGCCGCCTGCCTCGACGACTTCGGTACGAGGCTGGCGGCCCGCGGACCGGGGGATCAGCCCTCGCCGTAG
- a CDS encoding nuclease-related domain-containing protein translates to MDSDNQREDGHNASPIWVSDRPESEQTAAAKPSAPTSTYAPVERASVRSLLQQPRFRRLRNRLILAVVVGLAVGFLVRDWRVGVTAGVIAAILEAVYRARSSSSVPAWRRTSVAERRTEAQLRRLERSGYRTLHARAIPGSEAQIDHLVVGPTGVYAVDSEKWDRRLPVRVQMGKKLFHGPFDMKPRLTEAKWEATQASELISKSFGREISVVPSLAIYGPPVPWKIMNIRGVDVYQGDRARKWITKRERALTTAEIDRIYDIATQVLPARYGEG, encoded by the coding sequence GTGGACTCCGACAACCAGCGAGAAGACGGTCACAACGCGTCACCCATCTGGGTGAGCGACCGGCCAGAAAGCGAGCAGACCGCCGCCGCGAAGCCTTCGGCGCCCACCTCCACGTACGCGCCGGTCGAGCGCGCGTCCGTGCGTAGCCTGCTGCAGCAGCCCCGGTTCCGCCGCCTGCGCAACCGCTTGATCCTGGCGGTGGTGGTCGGCCTGGCTGTGGGCTTCCTTGTGCGCGACTGGCGGGTGGGCGTGACCGCGGGCGTGATCGCGGCCATCCTCGAGGCGGTCTACCGCGCTCGCTCCAGTTCGTCCGTGCCCGCGTGGCGGCGGACGTCCGTGGCAGAGCGCCGCACGGAGGCGCAGCTGCGCAGGCTCGAGCGCAGCGGCTACCGTACGCTGCACGCCAGGGCGATCCCGGGCAGTGAGGCCCAGATCGACCACCTCGTGGTGGGCCCGACAGGCGTGTACGCGGTCGACTCCGAGAAGTGGGACCGCCGGCTGCCCGTCCGGGTGCAGATGGGCAAGAAGCTGTTCCACGGCCCGTTCGACATGAAGCCTCGGCTGACCGAGGCCAAGTGGGAGGCGACGCAGGCCAGCGAGCTGATCAGCAAGTCGTTCGGCCGCGAGATCTCCGTCGTGCCCTCCCTGGCGATCTACGGCCCGCCGGTGCCATGGAAGATCATGAACATCCGCGGCGTGGACGTCTACCAGGGCGATCGGGCCCGGAAGTGGATCACCAAGCGGGAGCGGGCGCTGACGACCGCCGAGATCGACCGGATCTACGACATCGCCACGCAGGTGCTGCCCGCCCGCTACGGCGAGGGCTGA